The Excalfactoria chinensis isolate bCotChi1 chromosome 10, bCotChi1.hap2, whole genome shotgun sequence genome has a segment encoding these proteins:
- the SAXO2 gene encoding stabilizer of axonemal microtubules 2 → MGRPRCLCEICTCGRHRCPHRPTRIYDNGQQLRLTTEYVEKYPKYSNISPAWSLKPKQEYQAHRGKMEGITTFKSDYLPYNIVKRPFRVQEEYKPKTGELELGTTYKKDYNAHEIQPVTLVRPLERKHTTGGKLDTIPTYQDDYRSWEVQRREPVKLDHVYHRPTEKFGNPTTFQDDFVPRELNPRQSFKPLCVPKLSDVPFDSTTSHRTSYIAHQLEPKFVKSKEEYKPSNQPFEDLTTHRNDFKGLPGPLARSCKPENAKVQSSDHFSGVTEFQDRFQPWLVSLPEARKSKEYSPPPGNMDFNSTSRLDYIKHEISPAVPIRPISNARRTSAPFQGNTTMKEDFKAWARSRQEIIKKQQEIPKPTGKFYDLTTFKSHYVPHRIVPTRSFKPVRVILPNSAHFQDETMYRTEYTPKKQEICPACYPSPPGYTYVNTDSHGHKFFRQLTPEFSDLSSNHIPKEVAVVS, encoded by the exons ATGGGGCGGCCGCGGTGCCTGTGCGAGATCTGCACCTGCGG GCGCCATCGCTGCCCTCATAGGCCTACCAGGATTTATGATAACGGACAACAGCTGCGCCTCACAACAGAATATGTGGAAAAATACCCCAAATATAGCAACATCTCTCCTGCCTGGAGCCTTAAGCCAAAACAAGAGTACCAAGCACATCGTGGGAAGATGGAAGGAATTACAACATTTAA ATCTGATTATTTACCATACAATATTGTGAAACGGCCATTTCGGGTACAGGAAGAATATAAACCAAAGACTGGAGAGCTAGAACTTGGAACCACCTACAAGAAAGATTATAATGCTCATGAAATACAACCGGTGACATTAGTAAGACCTTTAGAGAGAAAACACACTACAGGAGGAAAACTGGATACCATACCGACCTATCAAG ATGACTATAGGTCATGGGAAGTTCAAAGAAGGGAACCTGTTAAATTGGATCACGTCTACCACCGACCTACAGAGAAGTTTGGAAATCCTACTACATTTCAAGATGACTTTGTTCCTAGGGAACTGAATCCCAGACAAAGTTTTAAACCTCTCTGTGTGCCCAAACTTTCAGACGTGCCTTTCGACAGCACTACAAGTCATCGCACTTCCTATATTGCTCATCAACTGGAACCAAAGTTTGTAAAATCAAAAGAAGAGTATAAGCCAAGCAACCAACCCTTTGAAGATCTCACGACTCACCGGAATGATTTTAAAGGGCTGCCGGGGCCACTTGCAAGAAGCTGCAAGCCTGAAAATGCAAAAGTCCAATCCAGTGATCATTTTAGTGGGGTCACTGAATTCCAGGATCGTTTTCAGCCCTGGCTGGTCTCCTTGCCTGAGGCACGCAAATCAAAAGAGTACAGTCCTCCCCCGGGTAACATGGACTTTAACTCCACAAGCCGCCTTGATTATATTAAACATGAGATTTCTCCCGCTGTCCCTATAAGGCCAATTTCTAATGCAAGAAGAACCAGCGCTCCTTTCCAAGGGAATACTACTATGAAGGAAGACTTTAAAGCCTGGGCCAGGTCTCGGCAAGAAATTattaagaaacaacaggaaATCCCCAAACCCACAGGAAAATTCTATGATTTAACTACATTCAAATCTCATTACGTACCACATCGCATCGTTCCAACTCGAAGTTTCAAACCTGTGCGTGTCATTCTTCCTAATTCAGCTCATTTTCAGGATGAAACTATGTATCGCACCGAATATACCCCAAAGAAACAAGAGATCTGCCCAGCATGTTACCCATCTCCTCCAGGTTACACTTACGTAAACACAGATTCTCATGGTCATAAATTCTTCCGCCAGCTCACTCCAGAATTTTCTGATTTAAGCAGTAATCACATCCCAAAGGAAGTAGCTGTTGTGTCTTAA